The window CCACGGACGGGGGCTCGGAGCGGATCTTCGAGCTGCAGGAGGAGATCCAGCAGCTCAAGGAGGCGGTCGTCTCCCACGCCGTCGTGGACCAGGCGATCGGGATGGTCGTGGCGCTCGGCCGGGTCTCGCCCGACCAGGGGTGGGCCGTGCTGAAGGACGTCTCCCAGCACACCAACATCAAGCTGCGCAACGTCGCGGAACTGATCCTCGTCTGGGGGCGCACCGGCATGATGCCCCAGGGGATACGGGCCGCGCTGGAGGACGCCCTCGACCGCGCCGGACCGACGCAGATCCCGGGAACACCGCCGGAGGCCTGATCCCCCGGCGGTCCCGAGCGGCTCATCCGGTCTCGGCCAGCAGCTCCTCACGCAGATGGGCGAAGCAACTGCTGAGCAGCCGGGAGACGTGCATCTGCGAGATGCCGAGCTGCTCGGCGATGCGGCTCTGCGTCATGCCCTTGAAGAACCGCAGATAGAGGATGATCC of the Streptomyces koelreuteriae genome contains:
- a CDS encoding ANTAR domain-containing protein, which codes for MPTDGGSERIFELQEEIQQLKEAVVSHAVVDQAIGMVVALGRVSPDQGWAVLKDVSQHTNIKLRNVAELILVWGRTGMMPQGIRAALEDALDRAGPTQIPGTPPEA